A single window of Kwoniella bestiolae CBS 10118 chromosome 4, complete sequence DNA harbors:
- a CDS encoding dihydropyrimidinase produces the protein MTNPFLFDLVIKNGIVVTAADQVACDIGVKDGVVVCLGKDLPYTSECQVIDAEGGFVTPGGVDSHVHIGQSASGAKSADNWTTGTRGAISGGTTTVIAFAVQAKGKQVMPAIEAYYELSKEKTYTDYSFHAIISDPTEDVVKTEIPKMIDFGVTSVKIYMTYPLLKLNDRQVLDILCAARRTGVTTMVHAENADIIDWMTENLIERGMVEPWHHGTSRPPLVETEATNRAIVLSEVVDAPMLIVHVSSREATAHIRKAQTRGLPIYSETCPHYALLTAEKMQAPGFEGAKCVCAPPLRSDPKEREVIWEGLANGTFTVFSSDHAPTNFYDAQGKQLGLKDPVKNPRGHFKHIPNGLPGVCTRTPLLWSEGVLKGRISPQKFVELNSTNAAKLYGLYPKKGTIAPGSDADFVIWRSESVRKPVIIKQTDLHHGADYTPYEGMEILDWPKTVILRGKVAYDGETNTVVNKVGDGQYLKRGFSTLPGPRGHSAAWINGFNPHE, from the exons ATGACCAACccattcctcttcgaccttGTTATCAAGAACGGTATCGTAGTCACAGCTGCT GACCAAGTCGCCTGTGATATCGGAGTCAAAGATGGTGTAGTTGTATGTCTGGGTAAAGACCTGCCTTATACCTCTGAATGTCAAGTCATAGATGCGGAAGGTGGATTCGTTACT CCCGGAGGAGTAGACTCCCATGTGCATATCGGTCAATCCGCTTCGGGAGCTAAATCAGCAGATAACTGGACTACTGGTACTCGAGGAGCTATCTCTGGAGGAACTACCACCGTTATCGCTTTTGCTGTTCAAGCTAAAGGAAAGCAAGTTATGCCTGCCATCGAGGCGTATTACGAGCTATCCAAGGAGAAGACATATACCGATTATAGTTTTCACGCTATCATCAGTGATCCTACAGAAGATGTAGTGAAGACGGAAATACCTAAGATGATTGATTTTGGAGTTACAAGTGTCAAA ATCTACATGACATATCCTCTCCTCAAGCTGAACGATCGACAAGTCCTTGACATCCTCTGCGCTGCTCGACGAACAGGTGTGACTACCATGGTTCACGCCGAAAACGCAGACATAATCGACTGGATGACTGAGAACCTCATCGAACGAGGTATGGTGGAACCATGGCACCATGGTACCTCAAGACCACCACTGGTGGAGACGGAAGCTACCAACCGAGCTATCGTCCTGTCTGAAGTGGTCGATGCACCCATGCTCATTGTTCACGTGTCTTCAAGAGAAGCTACCGCGCATATTCGAAAAGCTCAAACTAGAGGTCTACCAATCTACAGCGAAACGTGTCCTCATTACGCTCTGTTGACAGCTGAGAAGATGCAGGCGCCAGGATTCGAAGG AGCGAAGTGCGTCTGTGCTCCTCCTCTAAGATCCGATCCAAAAGAGCGAGAAGTTATCTGGGAAGGACTTGCCAATGGTACTTTTACGGTATTCTCATCGGATCACGCACCAACGAATTTTTACGATGCTCAGGGCAAACAGCTCGGACTAAAGGACCCCGTTAAGAATCCCCGAGGTCATTTCAAGCACATCCCCAATGGTCTACCTGGAGTATGCACAAGGACTCCCCTGTTATGGTCTGAAGGTGTTTTGAAAGGCAGAATATCACCTCAGAAGTTTGTTGAATTGAATTCGACAAATGCAGCCAAAttgtatg GTCTGTATCCCAAGAAAGGGACCATTGCACCTGGCTCTGATGCGGATTTCGTGATCTGGAGGTCTGAGTCTGTCCGTAAACCTGTTATCATCAAGCAGACAGACTTGCATCATGGTGCCGACTACACACCATACGAAGGTATGGAGATACTAGATTGGCCCAAGACGGTGATTTTGAGAGGTAAAGTCGCGTATGATGGAGAGACAAACACGGTGGTGAATAAGGTCGGAGATGGACAATACTTGAAGAGAGGTTTCAGTACTCTTCC TGGACCACGAGGACATTCGGCTGCTTGGATCAATGGTTTCAACCCTCACGAATAG
- a CDS encoding transketolase produces MTPVAIDQQVNGHSSKLDKKPITTSKVASPGDEQLVLNTIRCLTADLCQQYKGGHPGTVMGAAAIGIALWRYEMRYNPLNPEWFNRDRFILSAGHACLFQYLFLHFSGYEAWTLDQVKNYHSPATKGSMAAGHPEIEYPGIEVTTGPLGQGISNAVGMAIASKQLAATYNKGDLKPIDNKIWCFTGDGCLQEGVGQESISLAGHLGLDNLILVYDNNSVTVDGRIDNCFTEDTSAKLTAQGWHVIDVYDGSNDLAAILEGFDKAKQLKGKPTFLNIRTVIGYSSRKANTGPAHGQALGDEEVAYVKTQLGFNPEDKFVIRSKAYEYFSECKSKGEQAEQEWNELFRQYQAKYPTEYSELNRRIKGEWASEGWQDLLPSKADLPHAAQPTRKSSGIVVQALVPKFNSFVAGSADLLESTFVSFKDQVEFQKPESGLGDYSGRQIRFGIREFAMVGLGNGIAAYQKGMFIPIMSTFFMFWIYAAPAARMAALQQLRFIGIATHDSIGIGEDGPTHQPVALASFYRALPNINLIRPADAEECMGMWTLALDDKSKNTPSIFALSRQPVPLLPGSDRSKVQLGAYAVHGSEIEDPQLTIIATGAEVARAIETAKQLKSVKKVRVVSMPSQRHFDQQSAEYKESVLKQSSSLVVAIEAWASYGWAKYAHASLSMHTFGHSAPQQQLYDYFGFEPDHMATKIDSWTTRWSNKGRLPGLGEFEELLLEHVQH; encoded by the exons ATGACTCCAGTCGCCATAGATCAGCAAGTCAACGGACATTCGAGCAAATTGGATAAGAAGCCCATCACCACTAGCAAGGTAGCCTCT CCTGGAGATGAGCAGCTGGTTCTTAACACTATAAGATGTCTCACTGCCGATCTCTGTCAGCAG TACAAAGGCGGTCATCCGGGAACGGTGATGGGGGCAGCCGCTATCGGTATTGCTCTGTGGAGATATGAGATGCGCTACAATCCCTTGAACCCAGAGTGGTTCAATCGAGATC GTTTCATCCTTTCTGCTGGTCACGCTTGTCTGTTTcaatacctcttccttcacTTCTCCGGTTATGAAGCTTGGACTTTAGACCAGGTCAAGAACTACCATTCTCCAGCTACAAAAGGATCAATGGCAGCGGGTCATCCGGAGATAGAATACCCAG GTATCGAGGTTACCACCGGTCCTCTGGGACAAGGTATATCGAACGCTGTTGGTATGGCTATCGCCTCCAAACAGCTTGCAGCAACCTACAACAAAGGAGATCTCAAGCCTATCGATAATAAAATATGGTGTTTTACCGGTGATGGATGTTTGCAAGAAGGTGTAGGGCAGGAAT CTATCTCACTCGCTGGACATCTCGGTCTCGATAATCTCATCCTTGTGTACGATAACAATAGTGTCACAGTCGACGGACGTATCGACAACTGCTTTACGGAAGATACATCAGCCAAGCTGACCGCCCAAGGCTGGCATGTGATTGATGTTTACGACGGATCAAATGAT CTTGCTGCCATCCTGGAGGGTTTTGACAAAGCCAAACAACTGAAAGGCAAACCGACATTCCTTAACATCCGAACAGTCATTGGTTATTCTTCTCGAAAGGCGAATACCGGACCTGCCCATGGTCAAGcattgggtgatgaggaagtggcGTACGTGAAGACACAGTTGGGCTTCAATCCTGAGGACAAATTTGTGATCCGGTCGAAGGCATACGAATACTTCTCAGAATGTAAATCAAAGGGAGAACAGGCAGAGCAGGAGTGGAATGAGTTGTTTAGGCAATATCAGGCGAAGTATCCCACCGAGTATAGTGAGCTCAATAGAAGGATCAAAGGAGAATGGGCTTCGGAAGGATGGCAGGACCTCTTACCAAGTAAAGCGGATCTACCACACGCAGCTCAACCTACTCGAAAATCTAGTGGAATAGTGGTCCAAGCTCTTGTTCCAAAGTTCAACTCGTTTGTCGCTGGTTCTGCCGATCTGTTAGAGTCCACATTTGTCAGCTTCAAAGATCAGGTAGAGTTCCAAAAG CCTGAATCCGGATTGGGTGATTATTCAGGTCGACAAATCCGATTCGGTATCCGTGAATTTGCCATGGTTGGGCTTGGTAACGGTATCGCCGCGTATCAGAAGGGGATGTTCATTCC TATCATGTCTACTTTCTTCATGTTCTGGATCTATGCTGCCCCTGCTGCTCGAATGGCGGCTCTGCAGCAACTCCGTTTCATTGGTATAGCTACTCATGACTCTATCGGGATCGGGGAAGATG GTCCCACTCACCAGCCAGTGGCCCTCGCATCCTTCTACAGAGCCCTTCCAAACATAAATCTTATTCGCCCTGCTGATGCCGAAGAATGCATGGGGATGTGGACACTCGCCCTCGATGACAAGTCCAAGAACACCCCTTCGATCTTCGCTCTTTCAAGACAGCCAGTTCCTCTCCTTCCGGGATCCGATCGATCAAAGGTGCAGCTTGGAGCATACGCCGTACATGGTAGCGAGATTGAAGATCCCCAATTGACCATCATTGCCACTGGAGCTGAAGTCGCCAGAGCTATCGAAACTGCAAAACAGCTCAAGTCGGTCAAGAAAGTCAGAGTTGTATCTATGCCTTCTCAGCGTCATTTCGATCAACAATCAGCCGAATACAAGGAGTCAGTATTGAAGCAATCTTCAAGTCTGGTAGTTGCCATAGAAGCTTGGGCATCTTACGGGTGGGCTAAGTACGCTCATGCGTCTTTATCGATGCATACCTTC GGTCACTCCGCTCCTCAGCAGCAACTTTACGACTACTTCGGATTTGAGCCCGATCATATGGCTACTAAGATTGACAGCTGGACGACCAGATGGTCAAATAAAGGTCGTCTACCTGGACTTGGAGAATTCGAGGAATTGCTCCTCGAACACGTTCAACATTAG